A genomic region of Micromonospora sp. NBRC 110009 contains the following coding sequences:
- a CDS encoding acetoacetate--CoA ligase, whose amino-acid sequence MGDVLWAPPADVRERSRIGDYLRWLAEHRGLEFADYDALWRWSVTDLDAFWRSIWDYFEVVAHTPPTATLTGRAMPGARWFPGATLNYAENVLRMPGRGDDDPVVIAHGQTRPPETLTAAELREQVRRVAAGLRRLGVGRGDRVAAYAPNIPETFVLLLATSSLGAIFSSCAPEFGTRSVTDRWQQIEPKVLVAVDGYRYGDKPVDRRGEVAAIRAALPSVEHTVGIAYLDPAGAPPEGAISWAELAAATDEPLTFTPVEFDHPLYVLYSSGTTGLPKPIVHGHGGILLEHLKMLALHHDLGPADRFFWFTTTGWMMWNFLVSGPAVGASIVLFDGNPGHPDLGALWRLAAETGTTYFGTSAPFLLASRKSGLVPKAIADLAALRGVGSTGAPLPAEGFTWVYENVGDRLQLQSLSGGTDVCTGFVGGVPLLPVHAGEITCRALGAKVEARSGDGTPVIGELGELVITEPMPSMPVGFWNDPEGARYREAYFEVYPGVWRHGDWITINERGGCVITGRSDATLNRGGVRLGTAEFYSVVEGLDEVVDSVVVHLEDDQGGAGELLLFVVLAEGLELDDELRKKICRELRTALSPRHVPDEIHQVRAVPRTLSAKKLEVPVKKILTGTPVDNAAAKGALANPESLTAFAAFAQRRATDTDPAPA is encoded by the coding sequence GTGGGTGACGTGCTGTGGGCGCCGCCGGCCGACGTACGTGAGCGGTCCCGGATCGGCGACTACCTGCGCTGGCTGGCCGAGCACCGGGGGCTGGAGTTCGCCGACTACGACGCGCTGTGGCGCTGGTCGGTCACCGACCTCGACGCCTTCTGGCGGTCGATCTGGGACTACTTCGAGGTCGTCGCGCACACCCCGCCGACCGCCACCCTCACCGGCCGGGCCATGCCGGGTGCCCGGTGGTTCCCCGGCGCGACGCTCAACTACGCGGAGAACGTGCTGCGGATGCCCGGCCGGGGCGACGACGACCCGGTGGTGATCGCGCACGGGCAGACCCGCCCGCCCGAGACGCTGACCGCGGCCGAGCTGCGGGAGCAGGTCCGCCGGGTGGCGGCCGGGCTGCGCCGGCTCGGCGTCGGCCGGGGCGATCGGGTGGCCGCGTACGCCCCGAACATCCCGGAGACCTTCGTGCTGCTGCTGGCCACCAGCAGCCTCGGCGCGATCTTCTCCTCCTGCGCCCCCGAGTTCGGCACCCGCAGCGTCACCGACCGCTGGCAGCAGATCGAGCCGAAGGTCCTGGTCGCCGTCGACGGCTACCGGTACGGCGACAAGCCCGTCGACCGGCGGGGCGAGGTGGCCGCCATCCGGGCCGCCCTGCCGTCGGTGGAGCACACCGTCGGCATCGCGTACCTCGACCCGGCCGGCGCCCCGCCCGAGGGCGCCATCTCCTGGGCGGAGCTGGCGGCGGCGACCGACGAGCCGTTGACCTTCACCCCGGTGGAGTTCGACCACCCGCTCTACGTGCTCTACTCCTCCGGCACCACCGGCCTGCCGAAGCCGATCGTGCACGGCCACGGGGGCATCCTGCTGGAGCACCTCAAGATGCTGGCCCTGCACCACGACCTGGGCCCGGCGGACCGGTTCTTCTGGTTCACCACCACCGGCTGGATGATGTGGAACTTCCTGGTCTCCGGGCCGGCGGTGGGCGCGTCGATCGTGCTCTTCGACGGCAACCCGGGCCACCCGGACCTGGGTGCGCTCTGGCGGCTGGCCGCGGAGACCGGCACCACCTACTTCGGCACCTCGGCGCCGTTCCTGCTGGCCTCCCGCAAGTCCGGCCTGGTTCCGAAGGCGATCGCCGACCTCGCCGCGCTACGCGGGGTCGGCTCGACCGGCGCTCCGCTGCCCGCCGAGGGCTTCACCTGGGTGTACGAGAACGTCGGCGACCGCCTCCAGCTCCAGTCGCTCTCCGGCGGCACCGACGTCTGCACCGGCTTCGTCGGCGGGGTGCCGCTGCTGCCCGTGCACGCCGGTGAGATCACCTGCCGGGCGCTCGGCGCCAAGGTGGAGGCCCGCTCCGGCGACGGCACCCCGGTCATCGGGGAGCTGGGCGAGCTGGTGATCACCGAGCCGATGCCGAGCATGCCGGTGGGCTTCTGGAACGACCCGGAGGGCGCCCGCTACCGGGAGGCGTACTTCGAGGTCTACCCGGGCGTCTGGCGGCACGGCGACTGGATCACGATCAACGAGCGGGGCGGCTGCGTGATCACCGGCCGCTCCGACGCCACCCTGAACCGGGGCGGCGTCCGGCTCGGCACCGCCGAGTTCTACTCCGTGGTGGAGGGGCTGGACGAGGTCGTCGACTCGGTCGTGGTGCACCTGGAGGACGACCAGGGCGGCGCCGGGGAGCTGTTGCTCTTCGTGGTGCTCGCCGAGGGCCTGGAACTCGACGACGAGCTGCGGAAGAAGATCTGCCGGGAGTTGCGCACCGCACTCTCGCCGCGCCACGTCCCCGACGAGATCCACCAGGTCCGGGCCGTCCCGCGCACCCTCTCGGCCAAGAAGCTGGAGGTCCCGGTCAAGAAGATCCTCACCGGCACCCCGGTCGACAACGCCGCCGCCAAGGGTGCCCTCGCCAACCCCGAGTCCCTCACCGCCTTCGCCGCCTTCGCCCAGCGCCGCGCCACCGACACCGACCCGGCCCCGGCCTGA
- a CDS encoding acyl-CoA thioesterase, whose protein sequence is MTDHPSTGPVGKPTSYSRVSLSRIMTAVDVNLYGTVHGGVLMKFVDDVAGAAAARHSGGTAVTASIDEIVFSEPVRVGDLVHAHAQVNWTGHTSMEVGVKVVAERWDSAEDEPVRVATAYLVFVGVDVGGAPRPVRPVLPETVEDERRYREAEIRRAHRLARRRAIQAHRAG, encoded by the coding sequence ATGACAGATCACCCCTCCACCGGGCCGGTGGGCAAGCCGACCTCGTACTCCCGGGTCTCCCTGAGCCGGATCATGACTGCCGTCGATGTCAATCTGTACGGGACCGTGCACGGTGGGGTACTGATGAAGTTCGTCGATGACGTCGCCGGGGCGGCCGCCGCCCGGCACAGCGGGGGCACCGCGGTCACCGCGTCGATCGACGAGATCGTCTTCTCCGAGCCGGTCCGGGTGGGCGACCTGGTGCACGCGCACGCCCAGGTCAACTGGACCGGACACACCTCGATGGAGGTCGGGGTGAAGGTGGTCGCCGAGCGCTGGGACTCGGCCGAGGACGAGCCGGTCCGGGTGGCCACCGCGTACCTGGTCTTCGTGGGGGTGGACGTGGGCGGTGCGCCCCGCCCGGTGCGGCCGGTGCTGCCGGAGACCGTGGAGGACGAGCGGCGCTACCGGGAGGCGGAGATCCGCCGCGCCCACCGCCTGGCCCGGCGCCGGGCCATCCAGGCGCACCGCGCCGGCTGA
- a CDS encoding acyl-CoA dehydrogenase family protein, whose translation MPAEQSFDVYRLPEEHEAIREAVREVCAAKVAPHAAEADETGEFPKASYDALRAADFHAPHIPVEYGGAGADALATAIVIEEVARACASSSLIPAVNKLGTMPLLLAGSEELNRKYLTPVAAGDAMFSYCLSEPEAGSDAASMTTKAVRDGDHWVLNGVKRWITNAGVSEYYTVFAVTDPTARSKGISAFVVEKSDAGVSFGAPEKKLGIKGSPTREVYFDNVRIPADRMIGAEGTGFATAMRTLDHTRVTIAAQAVGIAQGALDYAKGYIQERKQFGKPVADFQGIQFMLADMGMKLEAARQLTYAAAGKSERGDADLTYFGAAAKCFASDAAMEITTDAVQLLGGYGYTRDYPVERMMRDAKITQIYEGTNQVQRIVMARQLLKG comes from the coding sequence ATGCCCGCAGAGCAGTCGTTCGACGTTTACCGGTTGCCCGAGGAGCACGAGGCGATCCGGGAGGCGGTCCGTGAGGTCTGTGCGGCGAAGGTGGCTCCGCACGCCGCCGAGGCGGACGAGACGGGTGAGTTCCCGAAGGCGTCCTACGACGCGCTCCGCGCGGCCGACTTCCACGCCCCGCACATCCCCGTCGAGTACGGCGGCGCCGGCGCGGACGCGCTCGCCACGGCCATCGTGATCGAGGAGGTGGCGCGGGCCTGCGCCTCGTCCTCGCTGATCCCGGCGGTGAACAAGCTGGGCACGATGCCGCTGCTGCTGGCCGGTTCCGAGGAGCTGAACCGGAAGTACCTGACCCCGGTCGCCGCGGGCGACGCGATGTTCTCGTACTGCCTCTCCGAGCCGGAGGCGGGCAGCGACGCCGCCTCGATGACCACCAAGGCGGTCCGGGACGGCGACCACTGGGTGCTCAACGGCGTGAAGCGGTGGATCACCAACGCGGGCGTCTCCGAGTACTACACCGTCTTCGCTGTGACCGATCCCACAGCCCGCTCCAAGGGCATCTCGGCCTTCGTGGTGGAGAAGTCCGACGCCGGGGTCAGCTTCGGCGCGCCCGAGAAGAAGCTCGGCATCAAGGGCTCGCCCACCCGCGAGGTCTACTTCGACAACGTGCGGATCCCGGCGGACCGCATGATCGGCGCCGAGGGCACCGGCTTCGCCACCGCGATGCGGACCCTCGACCACACCCGGGTGACCATCGCCGCCCAGGCGGTCGGCATCGCCCAGGGCGCGCTGGACTACGCCAAGGGCTACATCCAGGAGCGCAAGCAGTTCGGCAAGCCGGTCGCCGACTTCCAGGGCATCCAGTTCATGCTGGCCGACATGGGCATGAAGCTCGAGGCGGCCCGCCAGCTCACCTACGCCGCCGCCGGCAAGTCCGAGCGGGGCGACGCCGACCTGACCTACTTCGGCGCCGCCGCGAAGTGCTTCGCCTCGGACGCCGCCATGGAGATCACCACCGACGCGGTGCAGCTCCTGGGCGGCTACGGCTACACCCGCGACTACCCGGTCGAGCGGATGATGCGGGACGCCAAGATCACCCAGATCTACGAGGGCACCAACCAGGTGCAGCGCATCGTCATGGCCCGCCAGCTGCTCAAGGGCTGA
- a CDS encoding UDP-glucose dehydrogenase family protein, which produces MTIPYPNTQPVPAIAAVTPPSGAARPRVTFLGTGYLGATYAICYAELGYEVLGYDVDADKIAKLNAGEVPIHEPGLDELLRRNLAAGRLRFSTDIQETADFGDVHFICVGTPQRADGMGADLSYVEASVTSLAQHLTRKALIVGKSTVPVGTAEWVEQLVGKHSPADLGVEVAWSPEFLQEGFAVDDVLRPNRIVVGVKSEWANGMLYAAHKGVFDLAATEDREVPLVVTDFATAELVKVAANAFLATKISFINAMAEVCEAAGGDVTQLARSIGYDPRIGNRFLQAGLGFGGACLPKDIRAFQARAQELGAGEALRFLHEVDLINLRRRTRVVQLAADLLGRRSGPAGPDLSGTRIAVLGATFKPNTDDVRDAPALAVAALLGKAGADVHVFDPQGTENARRAVPELTYEASMVDAVRDADLVCVLTEWAEFRNADPVALGELVNGRKVVDGRNCLDATLWTQAGWEYRGLGRP; this is translated from the coding sequence GTGACGATCCCGTACCCGAACACCCAGCCGGTGCCCGCCATCGCGGCAGTGACCCCGCCCTCCGGCGCGGCCCGGCCCCGGGTGACCTTCCTCGGCACCGGCTACCTCGGCGCGACGTACGCCATCTGCTACGCCGAGCTCGGCTACGAGGTGCTCGGCTACGACGTCGACGCCGACAAGATCGCCAAGCTGAACGCCGGCGAGGTGCCGATCCACGAGCCCGGCCTGGACGAGCTGCTCCGGCGCAACCTGGCCGCCGGCCGGCTGCGGTTCAGCACCGACATCCAGGAGACCGCCGACTTCGGCGACGTCCACTTCATCTGCGTGGGCACTCCCCAGCGGGCCGACGGCATGGGCGCCGACCTGTCGTACGTCGAGGCGTCGGTGACCAGCCTGGCCCAGCACCTGACCCGCAAGGCGCTGATCGTCGGCAAGTCGACCGTGCCGGTCGGCACCGCCGAGTGGGTGGAGCAGCTGGTCGGCAAGCACAGCCCGGCGGACCTGGGCGTCGAGGTGGCGTGGAGCCCCGAGTTCCTCCAGGAGGGCTTCGCCGTCGACGACGTGCTGCGGCCCAACCGGATCGTGGTCGGCGTCAAGAGCGAGTGGGCCAACGGCATGCTCTACGCCGCCCACAAGGGGGTCTTCGACCTGGCCGCCACCGAGGACCGCGAGGTGCCGCTGGTGGTCACCGACTTCGCGACCGCCGAGCTGGTCAAGGTCGCCGCGAACGCCTTCCTGGCCACGAAGATCTCCTTCATCAACGCGATGGCCGAGGTCTGCGAGGCGGCCGGCGGCGACGTCACCCAGCTGGCCCGCTCCATCGGGTACGACCCCCGGATCGGCAACCGCTTCCTCCAGGCCGGCCTGGGCTTCGGCGGCGCCTGCCTGCCCAAGGACATCCGGGCGTTCCAGGCCCGGGCCCAGGAGCTCGGCGCCGGCGAGGCGCTGCGCTTCCTGCACGAGGTCGACCTGATCAACCTGCGCCGGCGCACCCGGGTGGTGCAGCTCGCCGCCGACCTGCTCGGCCGCCGCTCCGGCCCGGCCGGGCCGGACCTCTCCGGCACCCGGATCGCGGTGCTCGGCGCGACCTTCAAGCCGAACACCGACGACGTCCGGGACGCCCCGGCGCTGGCGGTCGCCGCGCTGCTCGGCAAGGCCGGCGCCGACGTGCACGTCTTCGACCCGCAGGGCACGGAGAACGCCCGCCGGGCGGTGCCCGAGCTGACGTACGAGGCGAGCATGGTCGACGCCGTCCGCGACGCCGACCTGGTCTGCGTGCTCACCGAGTGGGCCGAGTTCCGCAACGCCGACCCGGTCGCCCTGGGCGAGCTGGTCAACGGCCGCAAGGTGGTCGACGGCCGCAACTGCCTCGACGCCACACTGTGGACCCAGGCCGGTTGGGAGTACCGCGGCCTCGGCCGCCCCTGA